Genomic DNA from Marinobacter sp. LV10MA510-1:
GTGCTGCCGCCCACTATCATTACAGCGCTCGAAGCCTTGAACAGCATCCGCCATACCGGCATGCTAATTTTTGAAGCCCTGCCCCTGCACCTGAAAATTCACAGCCAATACCGCCTTCTGGACCCCGCCAAAGAGGACGAATTCCGCGAGCACCTGGACGAAATTCTGGCCGCTGTTGATGAGATCACCGGCCTTGGCGTGTCCGGCTTTATGAAAATGCCTTACAAAGACACTCGCTTCTTTCCCCACATCGAACGCCTGCCGGAACGCTATTACCCCCGCAACCCACGGCAGGAGGCCGCGCAAGCAATCTAGATTGCCTGGGGCGCCGCACCCTTCGCAAACACAGCACTTTGGGATAGGATGCTGCGCCAACCTATTTATCGCCAACACGCTCTATTTACCCCTCACACACTCAGGCTGCTATGTCCTCCAACGCGCTCTACACCGACCTGTCGGGCTATTACGATTTGTTGTGTACCGACATCAACTACCAGGCCCAGAGCCACAGCGCACAGCGCCTGCATCAGTTGTTCGGTAATGGCGGCAACAGCCATCTGGATCTGGCCTGCGGCACCGGCCCCCACGTGCGTTACTTCATCGATGCCGGCTACAACAGCTGCGGGCTGGACATCAGTCAGCCCATGCTAGAAATGGCAAAAGTCCGCTGCCCCGAAGCACAGTTTGTACTGGGCGACATGTGCGATTTTCAAGTGAATGAGAGGCTGGACGTGATCACCTGTTTTCTGTACTCCATTCATTACAGCGGCGAACTTGAGGCGCTACAAAAATGCCTCGCCTGCGTGCACCAGGCGTTAAAACCGGGTGGTGTGTTCTGTTTTAACGCGGTCGACAAACACAAAATCGACAACAACCTATGCGTCAGCCACACCGTCAGCCATGAGGGCAGCCACTTCACCTTCAGCTCGGCCTGGCATTATGGCGGCACGGGCAACCGGCAATCGCTTAAACTGGGCATTGGCAAAACCACAGACGGTGTTATACAAACGTGGCAGGACGAGCATCCGATGGTGGCAGTGAGCTTTAATCAATTAAAAGAGCTTCTGTTGCCGTATTTTGACGTTCACATCTTCGAACACGATTACGACACAATCGCTCTTTGGGACCAGACCTCGGGAAACGCGCTTTTTGTCTGTGTGAAGTTGTAGGCGAGAGTTCAAAACCGAGAGCTGGCCCCTAGATTTATCGCAAACGCACTGTTAACGTTCAACCCGGATTTTTCAACAAATACACATATTTTCAAGGACTGAAGATATGCACCAAGCAAAAGGACTGCAGTTCACTGCCCATGTTGGCGAACTGCCCGAAAATGTTTTCTCCGTATTCGGCCTTGAGCTCACCGAAGGCCTGTCGGAGCTGGTTCATGGCCGTCTTAAAATGGCCAGCAACCTGCCGACGCTGGCGGCCGCTGACATATTAGAGCAGTGGTTAGAGCTAACCATCTGGCAGAACGGCGCAGCAATTCGCCGCTTTACCGGTGTTGTCAGCGAGTTTGTCCGCGGCGACAGCGGGCACCGCCGTACTCACTACGAAGTGGTTATCCAACCGCCTCTATGGCGCCTAGGGCTGATGCACAACAGCCGCATATTCCAAAGCCAAAGCACCGACAACATCCTGAGTACGCTTATACGCGAGAGGGGCATTGCTGATGCGGTGTTTGATCTGCAACACACGCCGCCAGAAAGAGAATATTGCGTGCAACACCGGGAAAGCGATCTTGCTTTTCTTGAACGGCTTGCCGCCGAAGAGGGCTGGCACTATCGTTATCAACACGGGCGTTATCACCACGGCCGCTATCAGCACGGCAGCGATGACGGCCAGGAACAACCCGCCCTGATTGTGGCCGACAACCATCACAACGCCCCCAGGCTGGAAGCTGTTGAATACAACGCCAGAGCCGGTGGCAGCAGTCGGCAACCCGCGGTATTTCGTTTGAGTTACGCGCAGCGGGTAAGAGCCGCAACGGTGGCCATAAAGACTACACCTTCCACAAACCCGCCTACGGACTGATGCACGAACACACGGCCAGCAGCCTTGAGCACCGCGATGACTACCAGCACTACGAATACCCCGGGCGTTTCAAAACCGATGCCAGCGGCAAACGGTTTACCCAAGTCAGGCTGGATGCCTTAAGGAATGACGCCAGCATCGCCAGCGGCGAAAGCAACCGCGCTGATTTTACCTGCGGCGCCAAAGTGCAGCTCACCCACCACTACAACGAAAAATTAAATCAGGACTGGCTAATAACCCGCGTTACTCACAGCGGTAGCCAACCACAGGCTTTGAAAGAAGAAGCCGGTGCCAAACCAACCATATACCACAATCGCTTCAACGCGGTTCCCACGCACATCAACTGGCGCCCGCGATGCACTCATCGCCCGCTGATGGACGGCCCGCAAATCGCCATCGTGACCGGGCCTGATGGTGAGGAAATCCACTGCGACCAACACGGCCGGGTTCAAGTGCGCTTCCCTTGGGATCAGCATTCACGGACGGGCCAGGCAGAGAGCTCTGAATCAAGCGGGGCACAAAGCAGCGCCTGGCTGCGGGTCAGCCAGGGTTGGGCAGGTGGCCAATACGGTTTTATGGCGTTACCAAGAGTGGGCCACGAAGTGATCGTGTCGTTTCTGGACGGCGATCCAAACCAACCCATCATCACCGGCCGCACTTACCACGCCACTAACACACCGCCTTACGCCCTGCCCCAGCACAAAACACGCACCACCCTGAAAACCCAGACCCACAAAGGCGAAGGCAGCAACGAACTGCGCTTTGAAGACGAAGCGGATAAAGAACACATCTACGTCCACGCCCAGAAAAATCTCGACCTGCTCACACAGAACAACCGCACCGAAGTCATCAAAAACGACAGCCATCAGACCGTTGGGAAAAACCGCTTCAGCCACACTAAAGGTAACGAACACAGCACGATCAACGGCGAACAGCGCCAGCACATCGGTGGCGATTACAGCCTTACCACAGGCGGCAGCCACCACAGCCACTTCGGCAAAGCCCAACTGGTCGAAGCCGGTACCGAAATTCATCACAAAGCCGGCCTGAAAGTGGTGATTGATGCAGGGGCAGAGGTCACACTGTCAGCCGGCGGCAGTTTTCTGAAGCTCGACCCCAACGGCATAACCATATCTGGGCCGTTAGTGCGATTCAATTCGGGAGGCGGCCCTGAAAGTGGCTCTGCAGCGACCGCTTAGCCACCAGAACTACCCCAGGGCCTTAATGGGCATGAGCAGCCAGATAAAGGCTCAGCGCAGCTGACTGACATTGGTCAGCGTCAGCATACGGCAACTGAGCCAGCCATCATTTCCGATCTCTCTTCCCTAGATAAAAGGATTAAAACCCGGGCAGCCAAAGCTGGGCATCTCTTTGTGTCTGCCTGTGAAATGGACTCTAGCGGGGAGTGTGCTATTCATGACCACGATTGAGCGCGCTTTTCAAAACATTCGTGAGCTCCTAAACACTTGCGAGATTCATTTGTTCCGCAGTGACAATTTATGGTTTGATTCAAGCGACTGTATCAAAAAGACAATCTACATCAGGACATCACCCAGCAATGGCGCCCCCCCCCCGCGTTTCTGGACATACTTTCGCCGTTGAATGACGTGCTCGGCCCAATGTTCATTCAGCTGCCGGCGGCTTTTAAGCCGGAGCATCTGGATCGGCTATGGCGGTTTATGGACAAATTGCCGGAACCACTCACCTGCGCCGTAGAAGTGCGTAACAGCGCATTTTTCAGTAAGGGCGAGGCTGAAAAAGCGCTCAACCGCGGGCTGCGTGAGCGCAACAAGTCCCGTGTCTGCCTGGACAGCCGTGCGATCTTCTCGGCAGAACCCGCCTTTTCTGGCACCTTGGGTAGAGCGCGTAGGCCAGTGGATTGAACAGGGCAAACAGCCCTATGTGTTCATGCATATGCCCGACAACGGCGATGCACTGGCTCTGGCGCAACTTTGGAGTAAGCTGTTACAGGAACGCCTGCCGCAGGTAGCTGCTTTGGATCTGGCCGCACAACGGCCCCAGCTTGGATTGTTTTAATGCAAAAAACGTCGCTCACCGATGAAAGCCTTGATTACGGAGCACAGCAGCTGGCCGCTGTCGATGCGGATCTTGGCCACATTTATGCCCGCCTGGGTACGCCGCCGCTGTGGGCGCGGGAACCTGGTTTTGCTTCACTGGTGCACATTATTCTGGAGCAACAAATTTCTATAAAAGCCGCGCAAACCGTGTTCGAACGGCTATGCACGCACCTGGGTGAAATGTCGCCGCAACGTGTGGTTTCAGCAGGTGAGGAAGAACTGAAAGCGTTTGGGCTAACTCGTCAAAAAGCCCGTTACTGCTTTGGATTGGCAGAGCGCATTCATACCGGCAAACTCAATTTGGCGCAGTTAGACGCTCTGAGCGACACAGAAGGGCGCAACGCGCTCTTGGCTGTCCCCGGGCTAGGCCCATGGAGCGTTGACGTATACTACTTGATGGCATTGCGCCGGCCGGATGTTTGGCCGCTGGGTGATTTGGCACTGGCGGCGGCCATGCAGGAAGTAAAACAACTGGATGCACCCGCAACCCGCCAGCAACAGGTGGACATTGCCAACGCTTGGTCGCCTTGGCGCGCCGTCGCAGCGCGGCTGCTGTGGATGCACTATCTAGACAGTCGCTAGACGCCCACGAAAAAAAAACGCAGCGCCAAAGCGATATACCTCATTATTTATCAACTTATCCACTGACAGTTACCCACAAAAGCTGTGGATAACATTGTGAGCAGGGCAAGGATAGGTCCAGTGAGCCGCTACAACACAGGGCCTGCGGGCATGTGGTGCGAAAATGATCAGCTTGGGTAAGTTGATTTCATTCCGCTTGACACTGAGGGCAATAATACAACCGCCGGCTGGCAACGCTGCTTTTTACGATGGGCGTTTCGCATTCGTAGCAAGGCTCGGAGTCGCGATTGAACACCATAAATCGGCGCTGGGAAAAGGTGCGCCCTTCCCGCTTTAGTCTTTTCACTCGTTCAGGATCGTTGGTAATGCCTTTCAGGCGGTAAGTTCGTTCAATCAGAACCAGAATGGCCTTGGCCAATCGCTCACGGGCTTCTGCTGACAAGTCCTTTGGCTTCGCCGAAGGCATCAAGCCCGCTTCAAACAGGATTTCCGAGCGCAGATAATTGCCCACGCCGGCGATAAACCCCTGGTCCAAAAGCAAACCACCCAGGCCGCGGCCGCGAAAGCGCTTATCATCAAATTGCGCGAGCACGTTTTCGACCGAAACGGTCTGGTTGACCGGATCAGGCCCCAACCGCACCAGATACTCCACCTGTTCCAAATCGTCAGGCCGCACCAGTCGAATGTCAGATGCACTATAAAGCCAAGCGGCTTTTTCTGACCCGATAACCGCAAAGCGCAGTTGGCGTCCGGTTTTTGGTTGGGTGTCCGCCTTGCTAATTCGCCACTGGCCGTAAAGCTGGTTGTGGCTGTACACGCACCAAGGTCCGTCATCGCCGAGGGCCGAAAAAAAAACCAGTACGGCTTTACCGCGGGCCTCTACCGACGTTACCAGGCGGCCGGCCAATGTTGGTTCAAAGCTTTTGAAGCGGTCGAAGGCGGAAAACACCTTGTCCGCCTTGCATTGGCCAACGGCGCTT
This window encodes:
- a CDS encoding class I SAM-dependent DNA methyltransferase; the protein is MSSNALYTDLSGYYDLLCTDINYQAQSHSAQRLHQLFGNGGNSHLDLACGTGPHVRYFIDAGYNSCGLDISQPMLEMAKVRCPEAQFVLGDMCDFQVNERLDVITCFLYSIHYSGELEALQKCLACVHQALKPGGVFCFNAVDKHKIDNNLCVSHTVSHEGSHFTFSSAWHYGGTGNRQSLKLGIGKTTDGVIQTWQDEHPMVAVSFNQLKELLLPYFDVHIFEHDYDTIALWDQTSGNALFVCVKL
- a CDS encoding DUF72 domain-containing protein, with product MFIQLPAAFKPEHLDRLWRFMDKLPEPLTCAVEVRNSAFFSKGEAEKALNRGLRERNKSRVCLDSRAIFSAEPAFSGTLGRARRPVD
- a CDS encoding DUF72 domain-containing protein, which translates into the protein MSATSPVSAWTAVRSSRQNPPFLAPWVERVGQWIEQGKQPYVFMHMPDNGDALALAQLWSKLLQERLPQVAALDLAAQRPQLGLF
- a CDS encoding DNA-3-methyladenine glycosylase family protein, yielding MQKTSLTDESLDYGAQQLAAVDADLGHIYARLGTPPLWAREPGFASLVHIILEQQISIKAAQTVFERLCTHLGEMSPQRVVSAGEEELKAFGLTRQKARYCFGLAERIHTGKLNLAQLDALSDTEGRNALLAVPGLGPWSVDVYYLMALRRPDVWPLGDLALAAAMQEVKQLDAPATRQQQVDIANAWSPWRAVAARLLWMHYLDSR
- the nei gene encoding endonuclease VIII, which produces MPEGPEIRRMVDDIQSAVGQCKADKVFSAFDRFKSFEPTLAGRLVTSVEARGKAVLVFFSALGDDGPWCVYSHNQLYGQWRISKADTQPKTGRQLRFAVIGSEKAAWLYSASDIRLVRPDDLEQVEYLVRLGPDPVNQTVSVENVLAQFDDKRFRGRGLGGLLLDQGFIAGVGNYLRSEILFEAGLMPSAKPKDLSAEARERLAKAILVLIERTYRLKGITNDPERVKRLKREGRTFSQRRFMVFNRDSEPCYECETPIVKSSVASRRLYYCPQCQAE